One genomic region from Homalodisca vitripennis isolate AUS2020 chromosome 6, UT_GWSS_2.1, whole genome shotgun sequence encodes:
- the LOC124365044 gene encoding damage-control phosphatase ARMT1-like isoform X1: protein MVHMCIFLRSVTIIILFAVEETQSKVATDIQDITPPWDVPLSAKYMRSFAYPTIKDRLPVILTKVIDGLSRDKEAIAAEYGEEGREDVKRVISCLSQLKNEMVTDKYFTQLVCGDDASKWNVYWRNKTENGTMVSWYSTEWLYAETYFYRRIKEAFLLR from the exons atggTTCACATGTGTATTTTTCTAAGGTCAGTCaccataataattttatt TGCTGTTGAAGAAACACAATCAAAAGTAGCAACTGACATACAAGATATTACCCCTCCCTGGGATGTGCCTCTCAGTGCAAAGTACATGAG gAGTTTTGCATATCCCACGATCAAGGACAGACTTCCTGTTATCTTAACCAAGGTCATAGACGGTTTATCAAGAGATAAAGAGGCTATCGCTGCTGAATATGGTGAG GAAGGCAGAGAGGATGTCAAACGGGTGATCAGCTGTTTATCCCAACTGAAAAATGAAATGGTCACAGACAAATATTTCACCCAGTTGGTATGCGGAGATGATGCATCGAAGTGGAATGTCTACTGGCGTAACAAGACGGAAAACGGGACAATGGTGTCCTGGTACTCTACTGAGTGGTTGTATGCAGAGACGTACTTCTACAGGAGGATAAAAGAAGCTTTCCTGTTGAGGTAA
- the LOC124365044 gene encoding damage-control phosphatase ARMT1-like isoform X2 has protein sequence MSAVEETQSKVATDIQDITPPWDVPLSAKYMRSFAYPTIKDRLPVILTKVIDGLSRDKEAIAAEYGEEGREDVKRVISCLSQLKNEMVTDKYFTQLVCGDDASKWNVYWRNKTENGTMVSWYSTEWLYAETYFYRRIKEAFLLR, from the exons atgag TGCTGTTGAAGAAACACAATCAAAAGTAGCAACTGACATACAAGATATTACCCCTCCCTGGGATGTGCCTCTCAGTGCAAAGTACATGAG gAGTTTTGCATATCCCACGATCAAGGACAGACTTCCTGTTATCTTAACCAAGGTCATAGACGGTTTATCAAGAGATAAAGAGGCTATCGCTGCTGAATATGGTGAG GAAGGCAGAGAGGATGTCAAACGGGTGATCAGCTGTTTATCCCAACTGAAAAATGAAATGGTCACAGACAAATATTTCACCCAGTTGGTATGCGGAGATGATGCATCGAAGTGGAATGTCTACTGGCGTAACAAGACGGAAAACGGGACAATGGTGTCCTGGTACTCTACTGAGTGGTTGTATGCAGAGACGTACTTCTACAGGAGGATAAAAGAAGCTTTCCTGTTGAGGTAA